A window of Gemmatimonas aurantiaca genomic DNA:
TCCACGAGCACGTTTGTCCGCACCGAGTTCGCGATGAAGCAGGACTCGTGTGCTTCATGATGGGCGGCCTCTGCTTCCGCGGCCGATGGCGGTTCACCCGCGAACTGCACGGCGGGGCGCAACGTCACGCGGGACATCACGAGTTGCCCCCGTTCGTTTTTTGCCATCTCGCCTTCGGCCTCGTCGAGGTAACGGTCCACCGTCCAGCCGCGCTCCGCGGCGATGGACAGGAACCACAACATGTGACACGACGACAGTGAGGCGACGAAGGCTTCTTCGGGGTCCACGCCCGATGGATCGGACAGTGGAATGCGCACCACCTGCGGTGAAGACGAAGCAGGCACGACGGCTCCCCCATCGAAGCGCCACTGATGCGCGCGGCTGTAGCGATTGTCGGTGAATCGCGCCTCACCGCGCGACCACTCGATGGTGGCGGAGTAGAGATGGGCCATACGTCACACTACTCCGCCGCCCTCATATGCGCCATCGCGTACGTCCCTTCGACGATCACCGCCCGGTCGCGCCCGTCACCGGCTCCTCGAGCAGCCCCTCCACGATGGCCTCGTATTCGGCCACCAGCGTTTCGTGGTGCACCCCGCTCGCTTTGGCCGCGAAGCCGGTGCGCACCGCCCGCACCGTCCCGTCACGTCCCAGGAAGAACGTGGCCGGCCAGGTGTTGAGGTTCACGGCCTGCGGCAGTTTTGAAGTGACCTCCTTCGGCTCGCCCGCCACCAGGTAGGCATAGTCCACGTCGTAACGCTTCACGAAGGCCTTGAGACGGGAAAGATCGGACAGCTCCTCGGCCTCTTCGAAATCGAGCGCCACGACTTCCAGCCCGCGATCGCGGTACTTGCGATACAGCGACGACAGGAACGGCGCTTCATCGTGACAGTTCGGGCACCACGTGCCGGTGACATTCACCACCACGACCTTGCCGGCATACCGCGCATCACGATTGGTCACCCGCGCACCTGTCACATCCGGGAAGTCGAACACGAACGGCTCATGGGCATCGCGCACCGAGGTGTGTGTGGCCACATCGGCCGGCTCGGCCAGCCCGCGCGCCCGTGCATCGGCGTCACGCCAGGCCACATACTTGCGCGCGGCTCCGCGTGGTGAACGCTGCACGATGGTGAGGGAACCATCCGTGTTGGGCTCCACGTCGAGACGGCCGGGCCGCGTGCCATCGAAGTGCGACAACGTGAACCGTCCATCGGCAAACGTGCCCGTGTGTGCACCCGCATCACCATCGACCCGCAGGATGGTGGCCGTGACCTGGGCTCCCGACTGTTGCGCGATGAAACGCCACGCGCGTTCACCTTTGGAGCTCTCCACCGGAAAGATCCACGTGCCGGCAATGGATGGCACCGGACCGACCGCCGGTGCGGACGTCGCCGCGCCCGGACGTGCGGTCACACGCACGGAATCACGACGACGCGGATTGCCGAACCACCCCTCGAACCCCTCGGCGGTCCGAGTGCCACGCAATCGCGACGCGAGATGCGCGAACTCGACGATCACCGAGTCGCCCACGGCCGCGATCGACCGGCCGGCGCGCTGTGGCACGACACGCACGGCCGTCGACGTGATGGAATCGGTGCCGTTGTAGAACGCCAGATGCGCCGGCCGGGATGCTCCGGTTCCGGTCCACGCCAGCGGAAACGTGACGGTGAGGGAGTCGTAGTGCAGTGTCCCTTCCCATCGCCCGGACAGCGGTGGCACGGCCGATTGGGCATGCAGTGGTGCGCCGGATGCACCGCATGCGCCAACGGTCACAAGAAGGCCCGCCAGAATCTTTCCCGGAGTCTTTCCCGGAATCGTTCGTTGTGTCATGACGTCACCGTGCGGCAAGCCGCGTTGAGAGTTCGATGGTCCTGGGGGGCAGGCAGAGCGTGTCGCTGCAGGCCTGATAGCGCACGCGCAATACGACCGTGGAGGTGCCGGCCCCTCCTGTCGCACCGACGCCGGCGGTCGCGACCAGTGGCACGGAGAATTGCGGCGCGCCGCTGTACCACTCCACCGGAATGCCGAATGGTGACGTGGGTTGGCGCTCAGGCACCGGCCCTTTCACGGTGCCCGCCACGGACCAGATGGAGCTGCCCGTGGCCGAAGCTGCGCTCGTCACACGCAGCGGGAACGGCCCATCGGGTTGTTGCGTGAGCGAATAGACGTGCCAACCCGGATCGATCCGTGCGCCGATCTGCACGAACTGCGTATCACCCCGCGCGGCGCGCGTGACACGGGTGACGACCCACTGCACCCGTTCGACGGGTTGCGCAGGTGGAGAGGAGACGCTGCTGCCGATCAGCAGCGCAATGGAGGCCAACACCGACATGGAACCACCCTGATGGAGGTGAACACATGCGAGGGCCTATGAAAAACGCCCGCCCCTCGCACGAGGGGCGGGCGCCGAAGCCGCGACGGTACGCACAAACGCGTACCGGTTACGAAGATCCGGACATCACGAAGCCCCCGACGCGCTCTGCACGACAACGCAGCGCACGACAGCGGGGACAACAGCAGGTGAAATCTCGGAGCAGCATGGATGACCGCATGAATGGCACCGTAATGCGCACCGGATCGTCCTGTCAAGGTGGAGCTCGCGGTCGTTCACATGCGAGCAGATTATCAGGCAGGTTATCAGGCAGGCCATCAAACACGTTCCCAACGAACGCCACTTGACGGCAGCCACCGATTTTCGCTAACCTGAAAAAGCGATTCGACACCGAGTCGCACGACAACCGAAGTGCCCCTGCTCCGCACGTGGTCATTTGCCGCTTATTGCCGCCACGTTAAACAAGGTGCTAAAACGCGAAGACCCGGCGGCGAGCCGGGTTTTTTGTTTTGGGACCTCGTCATTCACCCATTCACGAGGTTCCCATGTCTGTCTCGCTGCACGCCCCGATCGTGGCCAGCGCCTCCCATCGTACCCGGGCCGTGCGAGCCGGCATCGACACCGACCGGGCGCATGGCGCGGTCGTTCCGCCACTGCATCTCTCGTCGAACTTTTCGTTTCCCGCCTTCGGCGAGAAGCGTCGCTTCGACTACACCCGCAGCGGTAATCCCACCCGGCAGATCCTGGCCGACTCCCTCGCCGAACTCGAAGAGGGTGCCGGATCGGTCATCACGGCGAGTGGCATGGCCGCTGTGACACTGGCCCTGCAGCTCGTACCCCCCGGTGCCACGGTGGTCTGCGCCCATGATTGTTACGGCGGCACATGGCGCCTGCTGCAATCGCTCGCCACCAGGGGCCAGTTCACACTGCATCTGGTGGATCTGACACGGCCGGAGGGTGAATGGGAGATCCGGCTGCACGCGCCGGCGATGGTATGGATCGAAACGCCCAGCAATCCGCTGCTGCGTATCACCGATATCCGTGCGATCTGTACCGTGGCCCGGGACATCGGCGCACTCTGCGTGGTGGACAACACCTTCCTGTCGCCGGCCCTGCAACGCCCTCTGACCCTGGGCGCGGACGTGGTGGTGCATTCCACCACCAAGTACCTCAATGGGCATAGCGATGTGGTGGGCGGCGCGGTGATCGCGCAAGATCCCGCCGTACTGGACACACTCGAGTTCTGGTCCAAC
This region includes:
- a CDS encoding TlpA disulfide reductase family protein, which codes for MPPLSGRWEGTLHYDSLTVTFPLAWTGTGASRPAHLAFYNGTDSITSTAVRVVPQRAGRSIAAVGDSVIVEFAHLASRLRGTRTAEGFEGWFGNPRRRDSVRVTARPGAATSAPAVGPVPSIAGTWIFPVESSKGERAWRFIAQQSGAQVTATILRVDGDAGAHTGTFADGRFTLSHFDGTRPGRLDVEPNTDGSLTIVQRSPRGAARKYVAWRDADARARGLAEPADVATHTSVRDAHEPFVFDFPDVTGARVTNRDARYAGKVVVVNVTGTWCPNCHDEAPFLSSLYRKYRDRGLEVVALDFEEAEELSDLSRLKAFVKRYDVDYAYLVAGEPKEVTSKLPQAVNLNTWPATFFLGRDGTVRAVRTGFAAKASGVHHETLVAEYEAIVEGLLEEPVTGATGR
- a CDS encoding OsmC family protein — translated: MAHLYSATIEWSRGEARFTDNRYSRAHQWRFDGGAVVPASSSPQVVRIPLSDPSGVDPEEAFVASLSSCHMLWFLSIAAERGWTVDRYLDEAEGEMAKNERGQLVMSRVTLRPAVQFAGEPPSAAEAEAAHHEAHESCFIANSVRTNVLVEPKHGSS
- a CDS encoding protein-disulfide reductase DsbD domain-containing protein produces the protein MSVLASIALLIGSSVSSPPAQPVERVQWVVTRVTRAARGDTQFVQIGARIDPGWHVYSLTQQPDGPFPLRVTSAASATGSSIWSVAGTVKGPVPERQPTSPFGIPVEWYSGAPQFSVPLVATAGVGATGGAGTSTVVLRVRYQACSDTLCLPPRTIELSTRLAAR
- the metB gene encoding cystathionine gamma-synthase gives rise to the protein MSVSLHAPIVASASHRTRAVRAGIDTDRAHGAVVPPLHLSSNFSFPAFGEKRRFDYTRSGNPTRQILADSLAELEEGAGSVITASGMAAVTLALQLVPPGATVVCAHDCYGGTWRLLQSLATRGQFTLHLVDLTRPEGEWEIRLHAPAMVWIETPSNPLLRITDIRAICTVARDIGALCVVDNTFLSPALQRPLTLGADVVVHSTTKYLNGHSDVVGGAVIAQDPAVLDTLEFWSNCLGLSGAPFDSYLTLRGVRTLFPRLAQHESNARAIADVLQAHPAVSAVHYPGLASHPGHAIAVAQQDGFGAMLSFELAGGLEAARALTQSLRCFTLAESLGGVESLVAHPATMTHASMDAAAREAAGIRDGLLRLSVGIEHGEDLCRDVRHALDVLPEPAA